In Methanomassiliicoccales archaeon, the DNA window AGATTTCACAAATTCTTGGTTTGGCTTTTGCCATTAAAACCACCTTCAACTCACTCTACTCTGACTTGAAGGTTAGATTTTATAAATCCATCTATTAAATTTATTCCCGATGAATATGGATGTAGAAGAGAACAAGCACAATAACAACAAAATCAAGATAGAGAAGCTCAAGAGAATGGATCAAGAGACTCTTGAAACCCTCGTAGGGATTTATATGCGAGGTTACGAAGGGATGAGAGAATACGGTGGTGAAGGCGAAAGTTATGCCAAGCGATACCTTCGCTGGTGCTGGAGCAAGGCCAGTGATGGATTCTTTGTTGCAAAGGACAGGGATAGAATAGTGGGTTTTATTGTATGCGATAATGATTGGCATAGTCGGTATGAAAACACGATTGTGGGAGCTATCCATGAGTTCGTAGTTGACAAAGGCTATCAAGGAAAAAATGTTGGAAAGAAATTGATAGATAGGTGTTTAGAATACCTAAGCAAATACAACAACAGAATAGAGTTATGGGTCGGAGAAAAGAACAAAAAAGCAATAGAATTTTACGAGAAACTTGGCTTTAAAGTTGTTGGCAAGAGTGGGGTCTGGGTGAGGATGATAAAAGATCTAAAGATAGAATCAAATGCTCAAACAAAAGAAAACCAACAAAGACAATAACACAAAAACTAACCTCAGAGAGCAATTAGTAGAACACCCAAAGATGTCAAAATCAGTGCATACAACAGTCTTCTTGAAAATCTCTCTTTTAATAGAATTACCGCCATCACAGAGGATAATATTGGGGTGGATTCCATCAGTGGTGTTGCTATGCTCGATCCCATCAGCTTAATAGCTTGGGCAAAAAAGTACTGTCCAAGTATCACTCCCAAAAGAGTTGTCACAAAGATCAACATCCAACCTTCTTTGCTTAATTTCTTGAATTCATTTCCGACTTTAAATAACAAAACAAGAGAAGCAAGACCTGCAAAACCTATTCTGAATCCTATGACCACAAAAGCACTAAGATCCTCTATAAGCCAGTCCATTATAACAATTGTTCCAGTCCATATGAGTTGAGCTAAGAAAACAAATGTAATTCCCTTCCAGTTTAATTCACTGCGGGATGAAGTTTCCGTAGTTATTAGGATCACGGCACATATTATAGTACCTGCCCCTGCAACCAAGCTTAAAGTAAGGGGTCTACCTAAGGTAAAATGAGCAATAAACATTGTTAATATTGGATGAAGAGTTACCAGTAGGGAGGCTCTTGAAACCCCGAGGTAGTTTATTCCCTCAAGGAACATCCAATCTGCCACAGTGAATCCTAAAATTCCTGAAAGTATTAAGATGACCCATATCTCCCGACTAAAAGAAGGAAATCCAAGATACAAAATTGCCACAAAATAAAAAACACCACCTAGTATAAGCCTAATTATATTTATGGCAAAGGGAGTTATAATTTTCATCAGTATTTTAGAAAACACAGAGGCCAAGGCCAATGAAAAAGCCGCCGAGATTGCCAGCACTACACCAGGTATTACATTCATAAGGGTAATAGCTCACATTCAGTTTAAAACAGTTACGTAAGGCAACTAATTCAAAAATGTAGATAGAAAAGAAAAGTCACTTTATCGGAGGCCTAAACTTGTAACCATAGAGAATTATTCCGTCTTCATCGAACTCTCTTATCTTTCTTGTGACCATTTCTACTTCCATTCCAAAGTCTATTTTTTCTGGATCAATGTCTGTGAGCTGAGCCAAAACCACTGGCCCCTCTTCCAACTCAATTAGAGCTACAGGATAGGGCTTGTAGTACTCATAACCGCTTGGTGGGTTTCTCACTATCGTCCAGCTAACTACTTTACCTCTTCCACTGAACTGGAATTCCTCTATCTCCTGACTTCCACATTCAGGACATAAAGGTCTTTTTGGGAAGTGAACGTGACCACAGCTCTTGCATTTGCCTCCAATGAGACGGTACTTTTCCTTAAAATGTCTCCAATACCTTGCAACTTGCATTGGTCTCCCCATCTTCAAACCCTCCTTAATAAGGTTACAGTTATGTTTGAACCAGTCCCACCGATGTTTTGAGTCAATCCAATTTCTGCATCTGGCACTTGATTTGGAGCTTCTCCCCTAAGCTGCCAAACTGCCTCAACAGTTTGATAAACTCCAGTTGCCCCTACTGGATGACCTCTTGCTTTTAAGCCACCTAACGTTTGAATTGGATAGTCTCCATCTATGGCTATCTGTCCTTCTTTTGCAAGCATTGCACCTTTTCCTCTTTCGGCTACTCCTATGGATTCTAAACTTAACGCAGCCATAATAGTGAATGCATCATGAACTTCAAAAAAGTCTATGTCATTAGCACTAATTCCAGCCATTCTGTAAGCTCTCTCTGCGGCAACCTTTGCAGCCTTTAAAATCAAGAAATCTTTTCTGTTTGCAAGATTTATCGTGTCTATTGCCCTTCCCATCCCTGCAACTTCAACCATCTTTGCTTTATCTACAAATTCCTTGGCCTTATCTTCTGTAGTTATTATTACCGCAGCGGCCCCATCGGCTATTGGGGAGGCATCAAAGAGTTTTATTGGATCTGCCACATAGGGGCTCTTTATAACAGTCTCAACTGTTATTGGCTTTTTGAACATTGCATATGGGTTCTTGGCACCGTTTGCATGAGCATTAACTGCAAATAATGCTAGATCTTCTTCTGTGTAGCCGTATTCTTTCATGTAGAGCCTCATGGCGAGAGCGTTTAAAGCAACAAAGCTTACCCCATGGAAGAGCTCCCACTCTGCATCTGCTGCATAAGCGAGGTATCTTGTAGCATCACTTGGCCATGCATCTGTCATCTTTTCAACACCTACAACGGCAACGACATCTTCAAGGCCACTCATAACAGCTTTTACTCCCTCTTGAACGGCGGCCCCTCCAGAAGCACATGCAGCTTCAACTTTAACGGCAGGGATATTTCCAAGGCCTGCCCAATCAGCAATTAATGCTCCAAGGTTCTCCTGCTCGACGAATGAACCTGATGCCATGTTTCCAACATAGAGTGAATCTACTTTATCGACACCAGC includes these proteins:
- a CDS encoding GNAT family N-acetyltransferase — protein: MDVEENKHNNNKIKIEKLKRMDQETLETLVGIYMRGYEGMREYGGEGESYAKRYLRWCWSKASDGFFVAKDRDRIVGFIVCDNDWHSRYENTIVGAIHEFVVDKGYQGKNVGKKLIDRCLEYLSKYNNRIELWVGEKNKKAIEFYEKLGFKVVGKSGVWVRMIKDLKIESNAQTKENQQRQ
- a CDS encoding DMT family transporter, whose protein sequence is MNVIPGVVLAISAAFSLALASVFSKILMKIITPFAINIIRLILGGVFYFVAILYLGFPSFSREIWVILILSGILGFTVADWMFLEGINYLGVSRASLLVTLHPILTMFIAHFTLGRPLTLSLVAGAGTIICAVILITTETSSRSELNWKGITFVFLAQLIWTGTIVIMDWLIEDLSAFVVIGFRIGFAGLASLVLLFKVGNEFKKLSKEGWMLIFVTTLLGVILGQYFFAQAIKLMGSSIATPLMESTPILSSVMAVILLKERFSRRLLYALILTSLGVLLIAL
- a CDS encoding Zn-ribbon domain-containing OB-fold protein is translated as MGRPMQVARYWRHFKEKYRLIGGKCKSCGHVHFPKRPLCPECGSQEIEEFQFSGRGKVVSWTIVRNPPSGYEYYKPYPVALIELEEGPVVLAQLTDIDPEKIDFGMEVEMVTRKIREFDEDGIILYGYKFRPPIK
- a CDS encoding thiolase domain-containing protein, which encodes MRKPVIIGVGLTPVGEHWRLGLRDLAVEALLNAMEDAGVDKVDSLYVGNMASGSFVEQENLGALIADWAGLGNIPAVKVEAACASGGAAVQEGVKAVMSGLEDVVAVVGVEKMTDAWPSDATRYLAYAADAEWELFHGVSFVALNALAMRLYMKEYGYTEEDLALFAVNAHANGAKNPYAMFKKPITVETVIKSPYVADPIKLFDASPIADGAAAVIITTEDKAKEFVDKAKMVEVAGMGRAIDTINLANRKDFLILKAAKVAAERAYRMAGISANDIDFFEVHDAFTIMAALSLESIGVAERGKGAMLAKEGQIAIDGDYPIQTLGGLKARGHPVGATGVYQTVEAVWQLRGEAPNQVPDAEIGLTQNIGGTGSNITVTLLRRV